GAAACAATGGATCTGGCGGAAGTCAATCTCAACATCTTaatatttcttgttttaaTTTGATGGGGGAGGAAAAGCACgtgattttcttttttaaaGACGGTTTTGGTTTAAGTTCTGTTTTCACAAAGCTCGGTTCGTAAATATTAGCAACTGTAGTAATACTATAGTATTCTGAACCCTtaaaaaattgtttcaacGGAGTGAATCAAATCGAAAGCAGGTCTGTGTTATTACTTGGCAACTAGTTTGGTATAGTTTCTGGATACATATAATAAACAAAATGTATAACTAACAATAATTGGAACACCATTTAGAACGGTTACAAACAAGATCGAAAACCAATGCCAATTTATACGTTTTCTCGTTCCCCACCCCGTTCGGTTCGCTGCCACTTcacacaaaaaaaaaaacagtaAAAATAGGTCTCTTTGTCAGATACCATACCCATTACAACATGGTACGTGTAATTTCCCAACTTTACCAAACAATTGACGAACTATTGCACGCAAGCAGATTCCCTGTCACTCACTCTTACAAGCGGTAGCAGTTCAAGCCCGAGCTCAATTCACGTTAATCGTGTTTCCATTCTCCGAGATAAATGAGAAAAGTATGATTAAAAAATTGATGCTGACTTACTCAAAATTACCGgcaataaaaaaaaaaaggacgTAGCAGTAGAACTCAGCGTTGACAGATAATTCAACGAGaccaaaaagaaaaattgggATGAGAGTGGACtaaccaaaaaaaaaagaacattgCAGCCTCTCCCAACCAGACTAGAACTCCGCATCCTGTATAATGGAGTTACACAACAATCTGGAAGTGACCCCTCTATGTTTTTCTACTCTCCACCTGGAATACTGTGCTGTTTCAGTTGATGTgctcattttttttttgcattGGTCTTAGTCGTTACccaatttcaagaataacTGGAAAAATTTGGCAATCGGACCCCTCCACACGATGCATTTTAGTTGGATGGTTGAAATGAGATGGTGCTCGTTCCGATGATTAGTCCAGGAATCGGGCATTGACGGTTGCCGAGTTGTGCATCACTACGGGTTTGATGTAGAAACTCCGATTTTACATCGGGTAGACTTTGGGGagattttgttctttctgCTCTCAgtgatttttcaaatttagGTTGGTGAAGCGGGGGCGGGGGAGAGCTGTTAGAGATGGCTCGGAATTTTCCTGGGCACCCACCccctttattttttcttgaaacGTACCATACTGAGTGGAAGTGGTATAGTGTAATATGGCATAAtaagagaaagagagggaaacgaaaaaaaaataaataaaaaaaccGGGAAATTATTCGTCTAGAGTGACGTGAGGGGTAGCAAGCCCCACACGTATGATCCGGACACAAAGAGAGCAGTAATGAGTGGTGCCAATACATGTACACAAATATTATCCTTTCCCATTCTTTCGGGAAACAGTATCCAACCACCGCGCACAGTTCCGCGCCCCGCTCTCCGAATTTTCTCGGATAAAATTATGAAATCGCCATACCCCGcttttcatcaaaagttGTATAgcttgaaaaaaaaaagtggaATCTAATGTGCTAGATGCTTTCAATCTCCCCTTTTATTCATCCAACCCAGTAAATACGGTACATCCTTCGCTACAGTTCTCGCAATGGTAGCGTTTTGGATCCATTTTGGAACGTTACCACCGGCATCACTGGAAGTACACATGGTCCATTCGAGCACGTGATTAGAATaatcatatttcaattgttcgACACTCGCGTAATATGCATGGGTATGATGGACTGGATCTCGAGTTTCTTCGTCCGCAACCAAGGAAACAACAACACTTGTTTCCACGGTGCTGCCATTGTCCCCGGTTTTGCTAGTTGGAATTAGGGGACAAACCCATTCGTTGAATTCTCGTGTTGTCAACGGTTTACCAAGTTCATACTCTAAATTGACAAGCACCCATCCGAAATTATCGAATTCGTCATTGTCACAATCGTCAGTGACCTGTCTCACCACGTGACATTTTGAAAGAGTCTCTATGTACTCTTGTTCCAGTTTGGATCTTGCTGCAATATCGGGCATAACCCATTTCTCGAGACTCGCATCCCATTGACTACCGTTCAATACTTCGACTACTTTGCGGTAATTTTCGGGATTAATGTTGTGAAATGATCTTCTACATAACCAATAATCACCACCAATG
The genomic region above belongs to Kluyveromyces lactis strain NRRL Y-1140 chromosome B complete sequence and contains:
- a CDS encoding uncharacterized protein (conserved hypothetical protein), which produces MKIDSTPLKEGQLPFDKEVVRKAALDLTESVESWKKGKLYKYTLDPENCTNDPKCEVQTYGQTIGGDYWLCRRSFHNINPENYRKVVEVLNGSQWDASLEKWVMPDIAARSKLEQEYIETLSKCHVVRQVTDDCDNDEFDNFGWVLVNLEYELGKPLTTREFNEWVCPLIPTSKTGDNGSTVETSVVVSLVADEETRDPVHHTHAYYASVEQLKYDYSNHVLEWTMCTSSDAGGNVPKWIQNATIARTVAKDVPYLLGWMNKRGD